A single Larimichthys crocea isolate SSNF chromosome VIII, L_crocea_2.0, whole genome shotgun sequence DNA region contains:
- the LOC104937893 gene encoding cytochrome c oxidase subunit 5B, mitochondrial: protein MAARSLLRSAVRAANTWRAAPVPALTRGMAAGGIPTDEEQATGMEKKIMNAMKEGKDPYSMMKPKSYAGSKADPHLVPSITNKRIVGCVCEEDNTAVVWFWLHEGEAQRCPSCGSHYKLVAHELPH, encoded by the exons ATGGCGGCGAGGTCACTGCTCCGCTCGGCTGTCCGAGCCGCGAACACCTGGCGGGCCGCCCCGGTACCTGCTCTGACCCGCGGCATGGCTGCCGGAG GAATTCCCACTGATGAAGAACAAGCCACGGGCATGGAGAAGAAGATCATGAACGCCATGAAGGAGGGAAAG GATCCCTATAGCATGATGAAGCCCAAGAGCTACGCCGGCTCCAAGGCGGACCCCCACCTTGTCCCCTCCATCACAAACAAGAGGATTGTGGGATGCGTCT GTGAAGAAGACAACACCGCCGTGGTTTGGTTCTGGCTTCACGAGGGCGAGGCCCAGCGCTGCCCGTCCTGTGGTTCCCACTACAAGCTGGTGGCCCATGAGCTCCCTCACTAA
- the LOC109139584 gene encoding LOW QUALITY PROTEIN: scavenger receptor cysteine-rich type 1 protein M130-like (The sequence of the model RefSeq protein was modified relative to this genomic sequence to represent the inferred CDS: inserted 2 bases in 2 codons; substituted 2 bases at 2 genomic stop codons) produces MLLHPDVHLLILSSGLQTEEGQNSEEPVRLVGGHSRCAGTLELKHLGEWRPVDYYSLWTLKTAAVVCRDLDCGSAVSVEQREESSRRPVWRIRSDCVHSGSALRDCALLSSYSSSILNLTCSDSVRLLDGTSLCSGRLEVKSDQSDQRWSSVCEADFDQQDAEVVCRELGCGAPSVLQGALYGEVEAPMWTKEFQCGGHESALLGLRSSGSTRNTCSPGKAVGLTCSEPVRLVGXHRCAGTWSXNSGRMEASGLFSVWTLKTAAVACKSGGLCCFCRTEKESSXRSVWWIRSDCVHSGSRSEDCASSGSSSSIVDLTCSDSVRLLDGSSPCSGRLEVKSDQSDQRWSSVCEADFDQQDAEVVCRELGCGAPSVLQGASMESGGSNVDQEFQCGGPXVSVPRTRRSSGSTRNTCSPGKAVGLTCSEPTVRLVGGHSRCAGTLELKHLAEWRPVDYYSDWTLKTAAVACRDLDCGSAVSVEQREESSDRSVWWIRSDCVQSGSALRDCASSSSSSSILNLTCSDLLVQPNISVSSMNGVSEVQQQGFHVLWGSTFTISCSIQPQYPGGSFQLTFTSSTSAHSYTQPAVNHSAHFLFPVAEPAHTGSYSCVYHVSVSSHKFSSESRRLALTGSAPTVHISRWVVVPLTLLLGITAVCFYYKASRGQKAGRQENIELVDMNVAVGAAEGPTAEEGAQGAE; encoded by the exons ATGCTGCTTCATCCTGATGTTCATCTTCTGATTTTGTCCTCAGGACTGCAGACTGAAGAAGGGCAAAACTCAGAAG aaCCTGTCAGGTTGGTGGGAGGACACAGTCGCTGTGCAGGAACACTGGAGCTGAAACATCTGGGAGAATGGAGACCAGTGGATTATTACTCTCTCTGGACCCTGAAGACAGCAGCTGTTGTCTGCAGAGATCTGGACTGtggctctgctgtttctgtagaacagagagaggagtcCTCACGCAGACCTGTGTGGAGGATCAGGTCTGACTGTGTTCATTCTGGATCTGCTCTGAGGGACTGTGCATTATTATCATCTtactcctcctccatcctgaatctcacctgttcag ACTCTGTCAGGCTGCTGGATGGGACTAGTCTGTGTTCAGGCAGACTGGAGGTCAAGTCTGACCAGTCTGACCAGCGCTGGTCCTCAGTGTGTGAAGCTGACTTTGACCAGCAGGATGCAGAGGTGGTCTGTAGGGAGCTCGGCTGTGGGGCTCCTTCAGTCCTCCAGGGGGCGCTCTATGGAGAAGTGGAGGCTCCAATGTGGACCAAAGAGTTCCAGTGTGGAGGCCATGAGTCTGCTCTCCTGGGACTGAGAAGCTCAGGATCAACTAGAAACACCTGCTCGCCTGGAAAAGCTGTTGGACTCACCTGCTCAG aaCCTGTCAGGTTGGTGG CACATCGCTGTGCAGGAACATGGAGCTGAAACTCTGGGAGAATGGAGGCCAGTGGATTATTCTCTGTCTGGACCCTGAAGACAGCAGCTGTTGCCTGCAAATCTGGAGGGCTCTGCTGTTTCTGTAGAACAGAGAAGGAGTCCT GACGATCTGTGTGGTGGATCAGGTCTGACTGTGTTCATTCTGGATCTCGCTCTGAGGACTGTGCATCATCaggttcctcctcctccatcgtggatctcacctgttcag ACTCTGTCAGGCTGCTGGATGGGTCTAGTCCATGTTCAGGCAGACTGGAGGTCAAGTCTGACCAGTCTGACCAGCGCTGGTCCTCAGTGTGTGAAGCTGACTTTGACCAGCAGGATGCAGAGGTGGTCTGTAGGGAGCTCGGCTGTGGGGCTCCTTCAGTCCTCCAGGGGGCCTCTATGGAGAGTGGAGGCTCCAATGTGGACCAAGAGTTCCAGTGTGGAGGCCCATGAGTCTCTGTCCCTCGGACACGTAGAAGCTCAGGATCAACTAGAAACACCTGCTCACCTGGAAAAGCTGTTGGACTCACCTGCTCAG aaCCTACTGTCAGGTTGGTGGGAGGACACAGTCGCTGTGCAGGAACACTGGAGCTGAAACATCTGGCAGAATGGAGACCAGTGGATTATTACTCTGACTGGACCCTGAAGACAGCAGCTGTTGCCTGCAGAGATCTGGACTGtggctctgctgtttctgtagaacagagagaggagtcCTCAGACAGATCTGTGTGGTGGATCAGGTCTGactgtgttcagtctggatcTGCTCTGAGGGACTGTgcatcatcatcttcctcctcctccatcctgaatctcacctgttcag ACCTGCTGGTTCAGCCCAACATCTCTGTGTCCTCCATGAACGGGGTCTCCGAGGTCCAGCAGCAGGGGTTTCATGTGTTGTGGGGCTCCACCTTCACCATCAGCTGCTCCATCCAGCCACAGTACCCAGGAGGCTCCTTCCAGctcaccttcacctcctccacctcagcaCACAGCTACACCCAgccagctgtcaatcactctgcccacttcctgtttcctgttgcaGAGCCCGCCCACACAGGAAGCTACAGCTGTGTTTATCACGTCTCCGTTTCTTCTCATAAGTTCTCCTCTGAGAGCCGTCGGCTCGCTCTCACTGGCTCAG CTCCAACAGTTCACATCAGCAGATGGGTCGTCGTGCCGCTGACTCTGCTGTTGGGGATCACTGCCGTCTGTTTCTACTACAAG gccagcagggggcagaaGGCGGGCAGACAGGAGAACATTGAGCTGGTCGACATGAACGTGGCTGTTGGTGCAGCTGAAGGACCGACTGCAGAGGAAGGAGCTCAGGGAGCAGAGTAG
- the LOC104936320 gene encoding uncharacterized protein LOC104936320 isoform X2, with product MENTNTSHMKYLDILSKSVLVRPGSPAVYKLTPKKEKNGTLTKMSLGEKNVNKTNKTILLVGETGAGKSTLINALVNYTMGVKWEDDVWFQIVEEEEKRQSESQTSDVIVYQIFGFEDKPLPYSLTIIDTPGYGDTGGIDQDDKISQRLLDLFRSDGGVHEINAVGLLLKASDNRLSDRLRYIFDSVVSLFGKNLEKNIVALITHSNGVTPENALKALEDANIKCAKDEEGEIVHFMFDNLQPKEKTKKNEFSLNNAWRTTEEGMRQFTEFLKETGPQKLGTTMEVLNERIRLMACIQNLQERVQYTELKHKEIRQTQEALKKHGEEMKNNKKFTVEVDEVYKEKETVSGGRRWWALWMNYEGAVCCTVCEENCHYPGCTLAWYAEHCEVMKGGRCTSCKGKCAATAHVKEEWIYVNKTRKVQKTLEDVKKKYEENKAESENKSSLLEKLEKEVEELQKEKDQWLEESFNHVVRLEEIALNVDSLSTQAHLDFLIEKMKDKGETEKVQKLEEMKRRVGERSQGALRYRFGQLKQQLLKE from the exons ATGGA GaatacaaacacatcacacatgaagTATCTGGACATCCTCTCTAAAAGTGTTCTGGTCCGTCCAGGATCTCCTGCTGTCTACAAGCTGacaccaaagaaagaaaaaaatggaactCTAACAAAAATGAGTCTtggtgaaaaaaatgtgaacaagacaaacaaaaccatcTTGCTTGTGGGTGAAACAGGAGCAGGAAAATCTACTCTGATCAACGCTCTGGTCAACTACACCATGGGAGTGAAGTGGGAGGACGATGTCTGGTTTCAGAtcgtagaggaggaggagaaaaggcaATCAGAGAGTCAGACATCAGATGTGATCGTGTACCAGATCTTTGGTTTTGAAGATAAACCTCTGCCCTACTCTCTGACCATCATCGATACTCCTGGATATGGAGATACCGGAGGGATTGACCAAGATGACAAGATCAGTCAAAGATTATTAGACTTGTTTCGCTCAGATGGTGGAGTTCATGAAATTAATGCAGTAGGTTTGCTGCTGAAAGCAAGTGACAACCGACTGAGTGACCGACTGAGATACATCTTTGATTCAGTGGTGTCTCTGTTTGGAAAAAACTTGGAGAAGAACATTGTTGCCCTCATCACACACTCAAATGGTGTGACACCTGAAAATGCTCTGAAAGCTCTCGAGGATGCAAACATTAAATGTGCCAAAGATGAGGAGGGTGAGattgttcattttatgtttgataACCTCCAGcccaaagagaaaacaaagaaaaatgagttttctttaaataatgcATGGCGTACAACAGAGGAGGGAATGAGACAGTTCACAGAGTTTCTGAAAGAAACTGGACCTCAAAAGCTGGGGACAACCATGGAAGTTCTGAATGAGCGAATCAGACTGATGGCCTGCATCCAAAACCTGCAAGAGAGAGTTCAATATACTGAACTAAAGCATAAAGAAATCAGACAGACTCAAGAAGCTCTGAAGAAACATGGAGAAGAGATGAAGAACAATAAGAAGTTCACTGTGGAAGTTGATGAGGtctacaaagaaaaagaaacagtcagtggtgggaggaggtggtgggcaTTGTGGATGAATTATGAAGGAGCTGTCTGCTGTACAGTCTGTGAGGAGAACTGTCACTATCCTGGATGCACACTGGCCTGGTATGCAGAACACTGTGAGGTCATGAAAGGTGGCCGCTGCACTTCATGTAAAGGGAAGTGTGCTGCAACAGCTCATGTGAAAGAAGAGTGGATCTATGTGAACAAGACAAGGAAAGTTCAGAAGACCTTAGAAGACgtgaaaaagaaatatgaagagaACAAGGCAGAAAGTGAGAACAAATCAAGTCTTTTGGAAAAACTAGAAAAGGAAGTGGAAGAACttcagaaagagaaagatcAGTGGCTGGAAGAGTCCTTTAACCATGTTGTCAGACTGGAGGAGATCGCCCTGAATGTTGATTCACTGTCCACACAAGCCCACTTGGACTTCCTGATTGAGAAGATGAAGgacaaaggagagacagagaaggtcCAGAAACTGGAAGAGATGAAAAGACGAGTGGGTGAAAGAAGCCAAGGAGCTCTGCGCTACAGGTTTGGTCAactaaaacagcagctgttaaaGGAGTGA